The following proteins are encoded in a genomic region of Bosea beijingensis:
- the rplA gene encoding 50S ribosomal protein L1, which translates to MAHVGKRVVKGREGIDRTKLYSLDQAVTFIKERANAKFDETVEIAMNLGVDPRHADQMVRGVCNLPNGSGRTLRVAVFARGAKADEAKAAGADIVGAEELVESVQKGEINFDRCIATPDMMGLVGRLGKVLGPRGLMPNPRVGTVTMDVTAAVAASKGGSVEFRVEKAGIVHAAVGKASFSAEKLSENIKAFVDSVAKAKPAGAKGTYIQRVALSSTMGPGVKIEPNTVIGG; encoded by the coding sequence ATGGCACATGTCGGAAAGCGCGTCGTCAAGGGCCGTGAAGGCATTGACCGCACCAAGCTGTACTCGCTCGACCAGGCTGTCACGTTCATCAAGGAACGCGCCAACGCCAAGTTCGACGAGACTGTCGAGATCGCGATGAATCTCGGCGTCGACCCCCGTCACGCCGACCAGATGGTCCGCGGCGTCTGCAACCTGCCGAACGGCTCGGGCCGCACGCTGCGCGTCGCCGTCTTCGCCCGCGGCGCCAAGGCCGACGAGGCCAAGGCTGCGGGTGCCGACATCGTCGGCGCCGAGGAGCTGGTCGAGTCCGTCCAGAAGGGCGAGATCAACTTCGATCGCTGCATCGCGACCCCGGACATGATGGGTCTCGTCGGCCGTCTCGGTAAGGTGCTCGGCCCGCGCGGCCTGATGCCGAACCCGCGCGTCGGCACCGTCACCATGGACGTGACCGCCGCCGTCGCCGCCTCGAAGGGCGGTTCGGTCGAGTTCCGCGTCGAGAAGGCCGGTATCGTCCACGCCGCCGTCGGCAAGGCCTCGTTCTCGGCCGAGAAGCTCTCGGAGAACATCAAGGCGTTCGTCGACTCCGTCGCCAAGGCGAAGCCTGCCGGCGCCAAGGGCACCTATATCCAGCGCGTCGCCCTGTCGTCGACCATGGGCCCGGGCGTCAAGATCGAGCCGAACACCGTCATCGGCGGCTGA
- the rplK gene encoding 50S ribosomal protein L11, translating into MAKKITGYVKLQVPAGAANPSPPIGPALGQRGLNIMEFCKAFNAKTQQMEKGMPIPVIITAYADRSFTFEMKQPPVSYWLKKAAGLTSGSKTPGKGGNVGKVTTAQIAEIAEKKMADLNCDTVESASAMIRGSARSMGLEVVG; encoded by the coding sequence ATGGCGAAGAAGATCACGGGCTACGTGAAGCTTCAGGTTCCGGCGGGCGCGGCCAATCCGTCGCCGCCGATCGGTCCGGCGCTGGGTCAGCGCGGCCTCAACATCATGGAATTCTGCAAGGCCTTCAACGCGAAGACCCAGCAGATGGAAAAGGGCATGCCGATCCCGGTGATCATCACCGCGTATGCCGATCGTTCCTTCACCTTCGAGATGAAGCAGCCGCCGGTTTCGTACTGGCTGAAGAAGGCCGCTGGCTTGACCTCCGGCTCGAAGACCCCGGGCAAGGGCGGCAATGTCGGCAAGGTCACCACTGCGCAGATCGCCGAGATCGCCGAGAAGAAGATGGCCGATCTCAACTGCGACACCGTCGAATCGGCTTCGGCCATGATCCGTGGCTCGGCCAGGTCCATGGGCCTGGAAGTCGTGGGCTGA